The genomic DNA TCCGGCCCGCGGCGGCGTCGTACGCGACCTGCACCTGGACGGCGTTGGAGCCGTACACGGAGGCGGTCGCGGGCCACTGGCCCTCGGGCAGCAGGCGCACGAACGGTTCGTCGCCGAAGGCCTTCTCGTAGGCGGCCCGCACCGTCTCGGCGCTGGTCCCGGGCTTCGCCTTCGCGGTGCAGGTGGCGAGGATGCCGCGGGGCATCGGCGCGAGGGTCGGCGTGAAGGAGACGGTGACCGGCTCCCCCGCCACCGCGCCGAGGTTCTGGATCATCTCGGGGGTGTGCCGGTGGCCGCCGCCGACGCCGTACGGCGACATGGAGCCCATGACCTCGCTGCCCAGCAGGTGCGGCTTGGCCGCCTTGCCCGCGCCGGAGGTGCCGGAGGCGGCGACGATCACGGCCTCGGGCTCGGCCAGCGACGCGGCGTACGCCGGGAAGAGGGCCAGGGACACGGCCGTGGGGTAGCAACCGGGCACCGCGATGCGCTTGGACCCCTCCAGCGCGGCGCGGGCACCCGGAAGTTCGGGGAGGCCGTAGGGCCAGGTGCCGGCGTGCGGCGAGCCGTAGAACCGCTCCCAGTCACCGGCGTCCTTGAG from Streptomyces sp. CB09001 includes the following:
- the argC gene encoding N-acetyl-gamma-glutamyl-phosphate reductase, whose amino-acid sequence is MAVRAAVAGASGYAGGELLRLLLTHPEVEIGALTGNSNAGQRLGALQPHLLPLADRVLEATTPEVLGGHDVVFLALPHGQSAAVAEQLGPDVLVVDMGADFRLKDAGDWERFYGSPHAGTWPYGLPELPGARAALEGSKRIAVPGCYPTAVSLALFPAYAASLAEPEAVIVAASGTSGAGKAAKPHLLGSEVMGSMSPYGVGGGHRHTPEMIQNLGAVAGEPVTVSFTPTLAPMPRGILATCTAKAKPGTSAETVRAAYEKAFGDEPFVRLLPEGQWPATASVYGSNAVQVQVAYDAAAGRIIAISAIDNLAKGTAGGAVQSMNLALGLDETTGLTTIGVAP